A window of Phragmites australis chromosome 2, lpPhrAust1.1, whole genome shotgun sequence genomic DNA:
CATGTCCTGCTCTGGCTCAGGAGGCCTACTACCAAGGAGCGCCTCCACCATGTTGTGCCATCCGACAGATTGCACCATCCCGCACACAACCTGCTGGTCCACTTGTAGCCCAAGTATCATGGCCACATCCTGCAGCGTGACTGTGAGCTCGCCGCAAGGGAGGTGAAAGGTGTGTGTCTCCGCCCTCCATCGGTCCACAAGTGTCGTCAATGATGCACCATCGAACATTGGCAACCCCGCTGTGACCAACCTGGCCAATGGCAAGAAGCCTACGCACTGAATGTAGGGGTTGTACTTCTCATCCCACCTGAGACGATTGTGAGTGCGTATTCGAAGAGATTTCTGCAcctaaaggaaaaaaattaaactgAAATTGTTATTCACACCTGCATGCTACTTAACAATTATACATAACAATTGCAGACAATTCATACCTCATTGTTGTCGACCATGAGGTGAGCTCGGTGCTCCCTAATGAAGTACATCTCAAGGAGCGGGTAATCGGGGTGCACCATCACCCTGAAATATGAAACGTCACACACTTGTTAGATACTgaacaaaaataagataattgcaat
This region includes:
- the LOC133903959 gene encoding protein MAIN-LIKE 1-like, translated to MALKTSESTFEPVLDPSQWPQYTGDEYVLDCGLLKQKLGRRKRKWLRNEMDDSNNGYGDDMVMVHPDYPLLEMYFIREHRAHLMVDNNEVQKSLRIRTHNRLRWDEKYNPYIQCVGFLPLARLVTAGLPMFDGASLTTLVDRWRAETHTFHLPCGELTVTLQDVAMILGLQVDQQVVCGMVQSVGWHNMVEALLGSRPPEPEQDMKDKKHSSVSFVWLAANF